A DNA window from Brassica napus cultivar Da-Ae chromosome C1, Da-Ae, whole genome shotgun sequence contains the following coding sequences:
- the LOC106346567 gene encoding oleosin Bn-III: MTDTARTHHDITSRDQYPRDRDQYSMIGRDRDQYSMMGRDRDQYNMYGRDYSKSRQIAKAVTAVTAGGSLLVLSSLTLVGTVIALTVATPLLVIFSPILVPALITVAMLITGFLSSGGFGIAAITVFSWIYKYATGEHPQGSDKLDSARMKLGSKAQDLKDRAQYYGQQHTGGYGQQHTGGEHDRDRTRGTQHTT; this comes from the exons ATGACGGATACAGCTAGAACCCATCACGATATCACAAGTCGAGATCAGTATCCCCGAGACCGAGACCAGTATTCTATGATCGGTCGAGACCGTGACCAGTACTCTATGATGGGCCGAGACCGAGACCAGTACAACATGTATGGTCGAGACTACTCCAAGTCTAGACAGATTGCTAAGGCTGTTACCGCAGTCACGGCCGGTGGGTCCCTCCTTGTCCTCTCCAGTCTCACCCTTGTCGGTACTGTCATTGCTTTGACTGTTGCCACTCCTCTGCTTGTTATCTTCAGCCCAATCCTTGTCCCCGCTCTTATCACCGTGGCAATGCTCATCACCGGCTTTCTCTCCTCCGGTGGCTTTGGCATTGCAGCTATAACCGTCTTCTCTTGGATCTATAA GTATGCAACGGGAGAGCACCCACAAGGGTCAGATAAACTGGACAGTGCAAGGATGAAGCTGGGAAGCAAAGCTCAGGATTTGAAGGATAGAGCTCAGTACTATGGACAACAGCACACAGGTGGCTATGGACAACAGCACACAGGTGGGGAACACGACCGTGACCGCACCCGTGGAACCCAGCACACTACCTAA
- the LOC106346566 gene encoding acid phosphatase 1, which translates to MRMLVSLLVLSLFPLAFSNENATSYILPRPLIFETHKLKSAIDDDNVNVNCTSWRFAAETNNLAPWKTIPAECAGYVKDYLMGRGYVVDLERVSEEANVYASSFGFSGDDGKDTWIFDIDETLLSNLPYYLEHGCGLEVFDHTKFDKWVEKGAAPAIAPSLKLYEKVKDLGYKVILLTGRRENHRVITIENLINAGFNNWDELILRSLDDDHKTATIFKSEKRDEMVKEGYRIRGNSGDQWSDLLGSAMSQRSFKLPNPMYYIP; encoded by the exons ATGCGGATGCTTGTGAGTCTCCTTGTCTTGTCCTTGTTCCCTCTCGCGTTTTCAAACGAAAACGCCACCTCGTACATCCTTCCGCGACCGTTGATCTTCGAGACCCACAAGCTCAAGAGCGCAATCGACGACGATAACGTCAATGTGAATTGCACGAGCTGGAGATTCGCGGCGGAGACGAACAATCTCGCGCCGTGGAAGACGATTCCGGCGGAATGCGCCGGTTACGTGAAAGACTACCTGATGGGTAGAGGCTACGTCGTCGATTTGGAGAGAGTCTCGGAAGAGGCTAACGTGTACGCGAGCAGCTTTGGGTTTAGCGGTGACGATGGGAAGGATACTTGGATCTTCGATATTGACGAGACTCTCTTGTCGAATCTTCCGTATTATTTGGAACACGGTTGCGG GTTGGAAGTTTTTGATCATACAAAGTTTGATAAGTGGGTGGAGAAAGGAGCTGCGCCTGCTATAGCACCAAGCTTGAAGCTTTATGAGAAGGTTAAAGATTTGGGGTACAAAGTCATCCTGCTTACGGGGCGAAGAGAGAACCACAGGGTTATCACTATCGAGAATCTGATCAATGCCGGCTTCAATAACTGGGACGAGCTTATTCTGAG GTCGTTGGATGATGACCACAAAACGGCGACCATATTCAAGTCAGAGAAGAGGGATGAGATGGTGAAAGAAGGGTATAGGATCAGAGGCAATTCAGGTGATCAATGGAGTGATTTGTTGGGTTCTGCCATGTCTCAACGCTCTTTCAAACTCCCAAATCCCATGTATTACATCCCCTGA